In a genomic window of Gossypium arboreum isolate Shixiya-1 chromosome 7, ASM2569848v2, whole genome shotgun sequence:
- the LOC128295484 gene encoding serine carboxypeptidase 1-like — MKGVACTWMLLSMCLLGHLIIYGEANEAEALGDFLKSRLSKKPSPTVHSWAWLNEKTGNYPNYIQPQDGSMEADKIGALPGQPNGVDFNHYSGYVTVDSKAGRALFYYFAESPNNSSTNPLVLWLNGGPGCSSLIGAMKELGPFRVNNDGETLFRNNFAWNNVANVIFLESPAGVGFSYSNTSSDYQHTGDKSTARDAYIFLINWLERFPQYKTRNFYITGESYAGHYVPQLAYTIFLNNKKANQTLINLKGIVVGNGWIDDHTGYWGQFDYLWTHALNSDETNKGIHTYCHYFNDKDPKECGDFVIKAYNEPGDIDGYNIYAPLCQQDSSSIKSSYDPVNNFDPCSTYYMLSYLNRAEVQTALHAKVSTWDLCSDSIDSWIDSPATILPIIKNLMTSGLQIWLYSGDVDSVVPITSTRYAIQKLKLPVKTAWRPWSTNDEVGGYVEEYEGLTLVTVRDAGHLVPSYQPARALTMISSFLQGALPPA, encoded by the exons atgaaaggggtGGCATGTACATGGATGCTACTCTCCATGTGCCTTTTGGGGCATCTCATAATATATGGAGAAGCCAATGAGGCAGAAGCCCTTGGTGACTTTCTCAAGTCCAGATTGTCAAAGAAACCATCTCCGACGGTGCATTCTTGGGCATGGTTGAATGAGAAAACTGGGAATTATCCTAATTATATTCAGCCTCAAGATGGATCCATGGAGGCTGATAAAATCGGTGCATTGCCTGGTCAACCTAATGGTGTTGATTTCAACCATTATTCAGGATATGTGACTGTTGATTCTAAGGCTGGTAGAGCACTTTTCTACTATTTTGCCGAGTCCCCCAACAACTCTTCCACAAATCCATTGGTTTTATGGCTCAATGGAG GACCAGGATGTTCTTCATTAATCGGAGCAATGAAAGAATTAGGCCCTTTCAGAGTAAACAATGATGGCGAAACACTATTCCGTAACAATTTTGCATGGAACAATG TGGCGAATGTAATCTTCTTGGAATCACCAGCTGGAGTAGGCTTTTCCTATTCGAATACTTCCTCAGATTACCAACATACAGGTGACAAGAGCACTGCAAGAGATGCCTATATCTTTCTTATCAACTGGCTCGAGAGGTTCCCTCAATATAAAACTCGAAATTTCTACATTACCGGAGAGAGTTATGCTGGTCACTATGTGCCTCAGCTTGCTTACACCATTTTTCTCAACAACAAGAAAGCAAATCAAACCTTAATTAATCTTAAAGGCATAGTA GTTGGGAATGGTTGGATTGATGACCATACAGGCTATTGGGGCCAATTTGACTATTTATGGACACATGCTTTGAATTCAGATGAAACTAACAAAGGAATCCACACCTATTGCCACTATTTTAATGACAAAGATCCAAAAGAGTGCGGTGACTTCGTAATCAAAGCCTATAATGAGCCTGGTGATATTGATGGATATAACATTTATGCCCCACTTTGTCAGCAAGATTCTTCATCAATAAAAAGCTCATATGATCCG GTAAACAATTTCGATCCATGTTCAACCTACTATATGTTGTCTTATCTGAATAGAGCAGAGGTCCAAACAGCTCTCCATGCTAAGGTTTCAACATGGGATCTATGCAG CGACTCAATTGATAGTTGGATTGATAGTCCAGCCACTATCTTACCTATCATCAAGAATCTGATGACAAGTGGTCTTCAAATTTGGTTATATAG TGGTGACGTAGATTCAGTAGTCCCAATTACCTCAACCAGGTATGCTATACAAAAACTCAAGCTTCCTGTCAAGACTGCTTGGCGTCCATGGTCCACCAACGACGAG GTTGGAGGATATGTGGAGGAATATGAAGGGCTGACATTGGTGACAGTGAGAGACGCAGGCCATTTAGTTCCAAGCTACCAACCAGCTCGTGCTCTTACCATGATTTCATCTTTCCTTCAAGGAGCTTTACCTCCGGCATGA